A region of the Roseovarius nanhaiticus genome:
CATCCCGCGCGACCGAGACGAGAAACCCGTTCCGCGCGAGGAATTTACGCAGAAGGCCGCGGATACGCTCGTCATCATCGACGATCAGCAGATGGGGGGCCGGATCGCTCATGATTGCGCCTCTCTCAGCGTTTGGTAGCGGCGGCGCATGTCAGGATCCATCATCGCCTCCAGGACTTGCCGGAACCCGGCAACCGCACCTGGGCCGGCGGCGCGGTAAGCGGCGCGCATCCGGGCACGCTGCGCATCGCTCAGCTGCCGCTCCAGTGCGGCGCCTTCGGGAGTAAGGTGCAGGTTGCGTTCGCGCTTGTCCACCTTGCCGACGCGGCTGGCAACAAGGCCGTCCTCGACCAAGGTGCGCAAAACCCGGTTCAGCGATTGCTTGGTCACTCCGAGGATATTCAGAAGGTTCGTGACGGTCGTGCCCGGCTTGCGCGCGATGAAATGGATCGCACGGTGATGCGCCCGGCCGTAGGCCATGGTGCCGAGGATCCTGTCGGGGTCTGCGGTGAAGCCCTGATA
Encoded here:
- a CDS encoding MarR family winged helix-turn-helix transcriptional regulator, producing the protein MAEAQGGEALLFLTDEQLQQGIEAMFFAYQGFTADPDRILGTMAYGRAHHRAIHFIARKPGTTVTNLLNILGVTKQSLNRVLRTLVEDGLVASRVGKVDKRERNLHLTPEGAALERQLSDAQRARMRAAYRAAGPGAVAGFRQVLEAMMDPDMRRRYQTLREAQS